A single genomic interval of Spinacia oleracea cultivar Varoflay chromosome 6, BTI_SOV_V1, whole genome shotgun sequence harbors:
- the LOC110797826 gene encoding cytochrome P450 736A117-like: MVTMFSLYLPYFDKLVFHPFFFPTVLLFIILYYKSFSSNSGSSKNNTKMLPPSPPKLPIIGNLHQIGLLPHRSLQSLSQKYGKLMLLKLGSKQALVVSSVDAAREIMRTNDVNFSNRPKLRASSRLFSNGKDVAFAPYGDSWRKMKSMCVMQLLSNKKVESFRRIREEETLLVVEKLNRSSSSVVNLTEMVMTYAFDVTCRASFGKKYSKNHDNNFEDSITEALKLLGEFFLGDFVPGLSWIDRLTGLEGRLEKVAQQLDSFLEKPIHEQQVHLNTKTNIEDKSFVDILLEDDDLALDSIKAVVLDMFAAGVDTIYTLVEWVIVELLRHPEEMRQVEEEVRKQMKGKDRRVSDDDLKDLSYLKAVIKEALRMHPPGPLLVFRESLKDTKVNGFNIDAETLVIINAWAIQNDPMFWEEPGEFRPERFMNGGSSSSFDFKGQDFQYIPFGSGRRSCPGVPFAIANAELMIATLMFEFDLKLPDGCEMLDMAEIAGLTVRRRDPLMIIAAPPAF, encoded by the exons ATGGTAACAATGTTTTCTCTGTATCTACCATATTTTGATAAGCTTGTCTTCCATCCTTTCTTCTTCCCTACCGTCTTACTCTTTATAATCTTGTACTACAAGAGTTTCTCTTCAAATTCTGGCAGCAGCAAAAACAATACCAAAATGTTGCCACCCTCACCACCGAAGCTGCCAATCATAGGGAACCTCCACCAGATAGGTCTATTACCTCATCGTTCACTTCAATCACTGTCTCAGAAATACGGCAAGCTGATGTTGCTCAAACTGGGCAGCAAACAAGCCCTTGTGGTATCATCCGTTGATGCAGCCAGAGAAATCATGAGGACCAATGATGTGAACTTCAGTAACAGGCCTAAATTACGCGCTTCCAGTAGACTCTTCAGCAACGGTAAGGACGTGGCTTTTGCTCCGTATGGAGATTCTTGGAGAAAGATGAAGAGTATGTGCGTTATGCAGCTCTTAAGTAACAAAAAGGTTGAATCGTTTCGAAGAATAAGAGAAGAAGAGACTCTTCTAGTGGTTGAAAAGTTGAACAGATCATCTTCTTCAGTGGTCAATCTGACGGAAATGGTTATGACATATGCATTTGATGTGACTTGCAGGGCATCATTTGGAAAGAAATATAGTAAGAATCATGATAACAATTTTGAGGATAGCATTACTGAAGCTCTGAAGCTGCTTGGGGAGTTTTTTTTGGGGGACTTTGTACCCGGTCTTAGTTGGATCGACCGACTGACTGGTTTGGAAGGTCGATTGGAGAAAGTTGCACAACAGTTAGACTCATTTCTTGAAAAGCCAATACATGAACAACAAGTTCATCTAAACACTAAGACAAATATTGAGGATAAAAGTTTTGTGGACATTTTGCTTGAAGATGATGATCTTGCACTTGACAGTATCAAAGCTGTTGTATTG GATATGTTTGCTGCTGGGGTAGACACAATTTACACACTTGTAGAATGGGTGATTGTGGAGCTACTTAGGCATCCAGAAGAAATGAGACAAGTAGAAGAAGAGGTAAGAAAACAAATGAAGGGGAAAGATCGGAGGGTAAGTGATGATGATTTGAAGGATCTAAGTTATCTAAAAGCTGTGATTAAGGAAGCACTTAGAATGCACCCTCCTGGTCCTTTACTGGTGTTTCGAGAGTCATTGAAGGATACCAAAGTAAATGGTTTCAATATCGATGCGGAAACACTAGTGATTATCAATGCATGGGCGATCCAGAACGACCCAATGTTTTGGGAAGAACCAGGGGAGTTTCGTCCAGAAAGGTTCATGAATGGTGGAAGTTCATCATCATTTGATTTCAAGGGGCAAGATTTTCAATATATTCCTTTTGGATCAGGAAGAAGAAGTTGTCCAGGGGTACCATTTGCCATAGCTAACGCTGAGCTTATGATTGCTACTCTCATGTTTGAGTTTGACTTGAAATTGCCTGATGGTTGTGAAATGTTAGACATGGCTGAAATTGCTGGCCTCACAGTTCGTAGGCGGGACCCTCTTATGATCATTGCAGCTCCTCCTGCTTTCTGA